From the genome of Malus sylvestris chromosome 6, drMalSylv7.2, whole genome shotgun sequence, one region includes:
- the LOC126625676 gene encoding homeobox-leucine zipper protein HDG5-like isoform X2 — MYGHCQVMSSMAMGGGNVVSPETLFSSPIQNPNFNFMPTHHQLPFQPFSSILSPPKEENGVLMMMKGKEDQMMESGSGSEQIEEKSGNEQEADNQLQPPKKKRYHRHTAHQIQEMENMFKECPHPDDKQRMKLSQELGLKPRQVKFWFQNRRTQMKAQQDRSDNVMLRAENENLKNENYRLQAALSNIMCPNCKGPAMIADIGLDEQHLRLENARLREELERVFCLNSQYTSGQQIQTMAPGAPLMPAFNLDLDMNIYSRHFQEYPMTSAEMIPMPLLPPHVPSHYPAPAGSWGGVLSDDEKSLAVELAVSSVAELIKMCRAGEPLWSRNNENGKEVLNVEEHARIFPPWPLNLKQQPSDQCRTEATRDSVVVIMNSINLVDAFLDANKWMELFPSIVSRAKTVQVISADPSGQANGSLQLMYAELQVVSPLVPTRETHFLRYCQQNEEEGSWAIVDFPIDSFHDNLQSSFPRYKRWPSGCLIQDMPNGYSRVTWIEHAQIEEKPVHQIFSHYVYSGMAFGAQRWLAVLQRQCERVASLMARNISDLGVIPSPEARKNMMKLAQRMIRTFCVSMSTSNGQSWTAISDSPGDTVRITTRKVTEAGQPIGVILTAVSTTWLPYSHYRVFELLRDERRRAQQLDVLTNGNSLHEVAHIANGSHPGNCISLLRINVSSNSSQNIEIMLQESCTDESGSLVVYATMDVDGIQLAMSGEDPSCIPLLPLGFVIVPVQPMESSAATAADHGTSSPDQNQEKRIMNSGCLLTVGFQVLASTSPSAKLNLSSVTAMNNHLCNSVQQIISALGSSNICTTATTDNVSVGVISGGSDHPTAATPQ; from the exons ATGTATGGGCACTGCCAAGTAATGTCAAGCATGGCCATGGGAGGTGGCAACGTGGTCAGCCCGGAAACCCTCTTCTCGTCGCCGATCCAGAACCCTAACTTCAACTTCATGCCTACCCATCATCAGCTGCCCTTCCAGCCTTTCTCTTCCATTCTCAGTCCTCCT AAGGAAGAAAATGGGGTTCTGATGATGATGAAAGGAAAGGAAGATCAGATGATGGAGAGCGGGTCCGGGAGCGAGCAAATTGAAGAGAAATCAGGCAACGAACAAGAAGCCGACAACCAACTGCAACCGCCCAAGAAGAAACGCTACCATCGCCACACTGCTCATCAGATCCAAGAAATGGAAAA TATGTTTAAGGAGTGTCCGCACCCAGACGACAAGCAGAGGATGAAACTGAGTCAAGAACTGGGGCTGAAGCCGCGTCAGGTCAAGTTCTGGTTCCAAAACCGGCGAACCCAGATGAAG GCACAACAAGATCGGTCTGATAATGTCATGCTTAGAGCGGAAAATGAGAACCTAAAGAACGAGAATTACCGGCTACAAGCAGCGCTGAGCAATATTATGTGCCCCAATTGTAAAGGTCCTGCTATGATTGCGGACATTGGCTTAGATGAACAACATCTTCGCCTTGAGAATGCTCGACTCAGAGAAGAG TTGGAACGAGTTTTCTGCTTGAATTCTCAATACACTAGTGGGCAGCAAATCCAAACAATGGCACCTGGAGCTCCACTAATGCCGGCGTTCAACTTGGATTTGGATATGAATATCTATTCAAGGCATTTCCAAGAGTACCCGATGACTTCTGCGGAAATGATTCCCATGCCTCTGTTACCACCGCATGTACCTTCTCACTACCCTGCTCCTGCTGGGAGTTGGGGTGGTGTCTTATCAGATGACGAAAAATCACTTGCAGTAGAGCTTGCGGTATCCTCAGTTGCCGAACTTATTAAGATGTGCCGGGCTGGTGAGCCTCTTTGGAGCCGGAACAATGAGAACGGGAAGGAAGTGTTAAATGTTGAAGAACATGCCCGCATATTCCCGCCATGGCCCTTGAACCTCAAGCAGCAGCCAAGTGATCAGTGCAGGACGGAAGCTACTCGCGATAGTGTTGTGGTTATCATGAATAGCATTAATCTTGTAGATGCCTTCCTTGATGCT AATAAGTGGATGGAATTATTTCCTTCTATAGTTTCAAGAGCTAAAACTGTTCAAGTTATTTCAGCAGATCCTTCAGGTCAAGCAAACGGTTCCCTTCAGCTG ATGTATGCGGAATTGCAAGTTGTTTCTCCTCTGGTGCCAACCCGAGAAACTCATTTTCTACGTTATTGTCAACAAAATGAAGAGGAGGGCAGCTGggcaattgttgattttcccatagaTAGCTTCCATGACAACCTTCAATCATCTTTTCCCAGGTACAAGAGATGGCCGTCCGGCTGTCTTATCCAAGATATGCCCAATGGATACTCAAGG GTTACATGGATAGAACATGCACAGATAGAGGAGAAACCTGTACATCAAATATTCAGTCACTATGTCTACAGTGGGATGGCATTTGGGGCGCAACGATGGCTTGCAGTCTTACAAAGGCAATGCGAAAGGGTTGCAAGTCTCATGGCCAGAAATATATCAGACCTCGGAG TGATACCTTCACCCGAAGCACGCAAGAACATGATGAAATTGGCTCAGAGAATGATAAGAACGTTTTGTGTAAGCATGAGCACCTCCAATGGGCAGTCGTGGACGGCTATATCTGATTCCCCAGGTGACACTGTTAGAATAACCACAAGGAAAGTCACAGAAGCTGGTCAACCCATTGGGGTCATTCTCACTGCTGTTTCTACCACTTGGCTCCCTTATTCGCACTACCGTGTCTTTGAACTCCTACGGGATGAACGCCGCAGAGCTCAG CAGCTCGATGTTCTTACCAATGGGAATTCCCTACATGAAGTGGCTCACATTGCCAATGGCTCTCATCCTGGAAACTGCATTTCTCTTCTTCGCATAAAT GTATCAAGCAACTCATCGCAGAACATAGAGATAATGCTACAAGAGAGCTGCACTGATGAGTCAGGCAGCCTGGTGGTGTATGCAACCATGGATGTTGATGGCATCCAGTTGGCAATGAGCGGAGAAGACCCATCCTGCATTCCCCTCCTTCCTCTAGGCTTTGTCATTGTCCCAGTGCAGCCTATGGAATCTAGTGCTGCCACTGCAGCTGATCATGGAACCTCATCGCCAGATCAGAATCAGGAAAAGCGCATCATGAACTCGGGTTGT
- the LOC126625676 gene encoding homeobox-leucine zipper protein ROC3-like isoform X3: MYGHCQVMSSMAMGGGNVVSPETLFSSPIQNPNFNFMPTHHQLPFQPFSSILSPPKEENGVLMMMKGKEDQMMESGSGSEQIEEKSGNEQEADNQLQPPKKKRYHRHTAHQIQEMENMFKECPHPDDKQRMKLSQELGLKPRQVKFWFQNRRTQMKAQQDRSDNVMLRAENENLKNENYRLQAALSNIMCPNCKGPAMIADIGLDEQHLRLENARLREELERVFCLNSQYTSGQQIQTMAPGAPLMPAFNLDLDMNIYSRHFQEYPMTSAEMIPMPLLPPHVPSHYPAPAGSWGGVLSDDEKSLAVELAVSSVAELIKMCRAGEPLWSRNNENGKEVLNVEEHARIFPPWPLNLKQQPSDQCRTEATRDSVVVIMNSINLVDAFLDANKWMELFPSIVSRAKTVQVISADPSGQANGSLQLMYAELQVVSPLVPTRETHFLRYCQQNEEEGSWAIVDFPIDSFHDNLQSSFPRYKRWPSGCLIQDMPNGYSRVTWIEHAQIEEKPVHQIFSHYVYSGMAFGAQRWLAVLQRQCERVASLMARNISDLGVIPSPEARKNMMKLAQRMIRTFCVSMSTSNGQSWTAISDSPGDTVRITTRKVTEAGQPIGVILTAVSTTWLPYSHYRVFELLRDERRRAQLDVLTNGNSLHEVAHIANGSHPGNCISLLRINVSSNSSQNIEIMLQESCTDESGSLVVYATMDVDGIQLAMSGEDPSCIPLLPLGFVIVPVQPMESSAATAADHGTSSPDQNQEKRIMNSGCLLTVGFQVLASTSPSAKLNLSSVTAMNNHLCNSVQQIISALGSSNICTTATTDNVSVGVISGGSDHPTAATPQ, from the exons ATGTATGGGCACTGCCAAGTAATGTCAAGCATGGCCATGGGAGGTGGCAACGTGGTCAGCCCGGAAACCCTCTTCTCGTCGCCGATCCAGAACCCTAACTTCAACTTCATGCCTACCCATCATCAGCTGCCCTTCCAGCCTTTCTCTTCCATTCTCAGTCCTCCT AAGGAAGAAAATGGGGTTCTGATGATGATGAAAGGAAAGGAAGATCAGATGATGGAGAGCGGGTCCGGGAGCGAGCAAATTGAAGAGAAATCAGGCAACGAACAAGAAGCCGACAACCAACTGCAACCGCCCAAGAAGAAACGCTACCATCGCCACACTGCTCATCAGATCCAAGAAATGGAAAA TATGTTTAAGGAGTGTCCGCACCCAGACGACAAGCAGAGGATGAAACTGAGTCAAGAACTGGGGCTGAAGCCGCGTCAGGTCAAGTTCTGGTTCCAAAACCGGCGAACCCAGATGAAG GCACAACAAGATCGGTCTGATAATGTCATGCTTAGAGCGGAAAATGAGAACCTAAAGAACGAGAATTACCGGCTACAAGCAGCGCTGAGCAATATTATGTGCCCCAATTGTAAAGGTCCTGCTATGATTGCGGACATTGGCTTAGATGAACAACATCTTCGCCTTGAGAATGCTCGACTCAGAGAAGAG TTGGAACGAGTTTTCTGCTTGAATTCTCAATACACTAGTGGGCAGCAAATCCAAACAATGGCACCTGGAGCTCCACTAATGCCGGCGTTCAACTTGGATTTGGATATGAATATCTATTCAAGGCATTTCCAAGAGTACCCGATGACTTCTGCGGAAATGATTCCCATGCCTCTGTTACCACCGCATGTACCTTCTCACTACCCTGCTCCTGCTGGGAGTTGGGGTGGTGTCTTATCAGATGACGAAAAATCACTTGCAGTAGAGCTTGCGGTATCCTCAGTTGCCGAACTTATTAAGATGTGCCGGGCTGGTGAGCCTCTTTGGAGCCGGAACAATGAGAACGGGAAGGAAGTGTTAAATGTTGAAGAACATGCCCGCATATTCCCGCCATGGCCCTTGAACCTCAAGCAGCAGCCAAGTGATCAGTGCAGGACGGAAGCTACTCGCGATAGTGTTGTGGTTATCATGAATAGCATTAATCTTGTAGATGCCTTCCTTGATGCT AATAAGTGGATGGAATTATTTCCTTCTATAGTTTCAAGAGCTAAAACTGTTCAAGTTATTTCAGCAGATCCTTCAGGTCAAGCAAACGGTTCCCTTCAGCTG ATGTATGCGGAATTGCAAGTTGTTTCTCCTCTGGTGCCAACCCGAGAAACTCATTTTCTACGTTATTGTCAACAAAATGAAGAGGAGGGCAGCTGggcaattgttgattttcccatagaTAGCTTCCATGACAACCTTCAATCATCTTTTCCCAGGTACAAGAGATGGCCGTCCGGCTGTCTTATCCAAGATATGCCCAATGGATACTCAAGG GTTACATGGATAGAACATGCACAGATAGAGGAGAAACCTGTACATCAAATATTCAGTCACTATGTCTACAGTGGGATGGCATTTGGGGCGCAACGATGGCTTGCAGTCTTACAAAGGCAATGCGAAAGGGTTGCAAGTCTCATGGCCAGAAATATATCAGACCTCGGAG TGATACCTTCACCCGAAGCACGCAAGAACATGATGAAATTGGCTCAGAGAATGATAAGAACGTTTTGTGTAAGCATGAGCACCTCCAATGGGCAGTCGTGGACGGCTATATCTGATTCCCCAGGTGACACTGTTAGAATAACCACAAGGAAAGTCACAGAAGCTGGTCAACCCATTGGGGTCATTCTCACTGCTGTTTCTACCACTTGGCTCCCTTATTCGCACTACCGTGTCTTTGAACTCCTACGGGATGAACGCCGCAGAGCTCAG CTCGATGTTCTTACCAATGGGAATTCCCTACATGAAGTGGCTCACATTGCCAATGGCTCTCATCCTGGAAACTGCATTTCTCTTCTTCGCATAAAT GTATCAAGCAACTCATCGCAGAACATAGAGATAATGCTACAAGAGAGCTGCACTGATGAGTCAGGCAGCCTGGTGGTGTATGCAACCATGGATGTTGATGGCATCCAGTTGGCAATGAGCGGAGAAGACCCATCCTGCATTCCCCTCCTTCCTCTAGGCTTTGTCATTGTCCCAGTGCAGCCTATGGAATCTAGTGCTGCCACTGCAGCTGATCATGGAACCTCATCGCCAGATCAGAATCAGGAAAAGCGCATCATGAACTCGGGTTGT
- the LOC126625676 gene encoding homeobox-leucine zipper protein HDG5-like isoform X1: protein MYGHCQVMSSMAMGGGNVVSPETLFSSPIQNPNFNFMPTHHQLPFQPFSSILSPPKEENGVLMMMKGKEDQMMESGSGSEQIEEKSGNEQEADNQLQPPKKKRYHRHTAHQIQEMENMFKECPHPDDKQRMKLSQELGLKPRQVKFWFQNRRTQMKAQQDRSDNVMLRAENENLKNENYRLQAALSNIMCPNCKGPAMIADIGLDEQHLRLENARLREELERVFCLNSQYTSGQQIQTMAPGAPLMPAFNLDLDMNIYSRHFQEYPMTSAEMIPMPLLPPHVPSHYPAPAGSWGGVLSDDEKSLAVELAVSSVAELIKMCRAGEPLWSRNNENGKEVLNVEEHARIFPPWPLNLKQQPSDQCRTEATRDSVVVIMNSINLVDAFLDANKWMELFPSIVSRAKTVQVISADPSGQANGSLQLMYAELQVVSPLVPTRETHFLRYCQQNEEEGSWAIVDFPIDSFHDNLQSSFPRYKRWPSGCLIQDMPNGYSRVTWIEHAQIEEKPVHQIFSHYVYSGMAFGAQRWLAVLQRQCERVASLMARNISDLGVIPSPEARKNMMKLAQRMIRTFCVSMSTSNGQSWTAISDSPGDTVRITTRKVTEAGQPIGVILTAVSTTWLPYSHYRVFELLRDERRRAQPPALCQQLDVLTNGNSLHEVAHIANGSHPGNCISLLRINVSSNSSQNIEIMLQESCTDESGSLVVYATMDVDGIQLAMSGEDPSCIPLLPLGFVIVPVQPMESSAATAADHGTSSPDQNQEKRIMNSGCLLTVGFQVLASTSPSAKLNLSSVTAMNNHLCNSVQQIISALGSSNICTTATTDNVSVGVISGGSDHPTAATPQ, encoded by the exons ATGTATGGGCACTGCCAAGTAATGTCAAGCATGGCCATGGGAGGTGGCAACGTGGTCAGCCCGGAAACCCTCTTCTCGTCGCCGATCCAGAACCCTAACTTCAACTTCATGCCTACCCATCATCAGCTGCCCTTCCAGCCTTTCTCTTCCATTCTCAGTCCTCCT AAGGAAGAAAATGGGGTTCTGATGATGATGAAAGGAAAGGAAGATCAGATGATGGAGAGCGGGTCCGGGAGCGAGCAAATTGAAGAGAAATCAGGCAACGAACAAGAAGCCGACAACCAACTGCAACCGCCCAAGAAGAAACGCTACCATCGCCACACTGCTCATCAGATCCAAGAAATGGAAAA TATGTTTAAGGAGTGTCCGCACCCAGACGACAAGCAGAGGATGAAACTGAGTCAAGAACTGGGGCTGAAGCCGCGTCAGGTCAAGTTCTGGTTCCAAAACCGGCGAACCCAGATGAAG GCACAACAAGATCGGTCTGATAATGTCATGCTTAGAGCGGAAAATGAGAACCTAAAGAACGAGAATTACCGGCTACAAGCAGCGCTGAGCAATATTATGTGCCCCAATTGTAAAGGTCCTGCTATGATTGCGGACATTGGCTTAGATGAACAACATCTTCGCCTTGAGAATGCTCGACTCAGAGAAGAG TTGGAACGAGTTTTCTGCTTGAATTCTCAATACACTAGTGGGCAGCAAATCCAAACAATGGCACCTGGAGCTCCACTAATGCCGGCGTTCAACTTGGATTTGGATATGAATATCTATTCAAGGCATTTCCAAGAGTACCCGATGACTTCTGCGGAAATGATTCCCATGCCTCTGTTACCACCGCATGTACCTTCTCACTACCCTGCTCCTGCTGGGAGTTGGGGTGGTGTCTTATCAGATGACGAAAAATCACTTGCAGTAGAGCTTGCGGTATCCTCAGTTGCCGAACTTATTAAGATGTGCCGGGCTGGTGAGCCTCTTTGGAGCCGGAACAATGAGAACGGGAAGGAAGTGTTAAATGTTGAAGAACATGCCCGCATATTCCCGCCATGGCCCTTGAACCTCAAGCAGCAGCCAAGTGATCAGTGCAGGACGGAAGCTACTCGCGATAGTGTTGTGGTTATCATGAATAGCATTAATCTTGTAGATGCCTTCCTTGATGCT AATAAGTGGATGGAATTATTTCCTTCTATAGTTTCAAGAGCTAAAACTGTTCAAGTTATTTCAGCAGATCCTTCAGGTCAAGCAAACGGTTCCCTTCAGCTG ATGTATGCGGAATTGCAAGTTGTTTCTCCTCTGGTGCCAACCCGAGAAACTCATTTTCTACGTTATTGTCAACAAAATGAAGAGGAGGGCAGCTGggcaattgttgattttcccatagaTAGCTTCCATGACAACCTTCAATCATCTTTTCCCAGGTACAAGAGATGGCCGTCCGGCTGTCTTATCCAAGATATGCCCAATGGATACTCAAGG GTTACATGGATAGAACATGCACAGATAGAGGAGAAACCTGTACATCAAATATTCAGTCACTATGTCTACAGTGGGATGGCATTTGGGGCGCAACGATGGCTTGCAGTCTTACAAAGGCAATGCGAAAGGGTTGCAAGTCTCATGGCCAGAAATATATCAGACCTCGGAG TGATACCTTCACCCGAAGCACGCAAGAACATGATGAAATTGGCTCAGAGAATGATAAGAACGTTTTGTGTAAGCATGAGCACCTCCAATGGGCAGTCGTGGACGGCTATATCTGATTCCCCAGGTGACACTGTTAGAATAACCACAAGGAAAGTCACAGAAGCTGGTCAACCCATTGGGGTCATTCTCACTGCTGTTTCTACCACTTGGCTCCCTTATTCGCACTACCGTGTCTTTGAACTCCTACGGGATGAACGCCGCAGAGCTCAG CCTCCTGCATTATGTCAGCAGCTCGATGTTCTTACCAATGGGAATTCCCTACATGAAGTGGCTCACATTGCCAATGGCTCTCATCCTGGAAACTGCATTTCTCTTCTTCGCATAAAT GTATCAAGCAACTCATCGCAGAACATAGAGATAATGCTACAAGAGAGCTGCACTGATGAGTCAGGCAGCCTGGTGGTGTATGCAACCATGGATGTTGATGGCATCCAGTTGGCAATGAGCGGAGAAGACCCATCCTGCATTCCCCTCCTTCCTCTAGGCTTTGTCATTGTCCCAGTGCAGCCTATGGAATCTAGTGCTGCCACTGCAGCTGATCATGGAACCTCATCGCCAGATCAGAATCAGGAAAAGCGCATCATGAACTCGGGTTGT